Part of the Debaryomyces hansenii CBS767 chromosome C complete sequence genome is shown below.
CAGAGAAAGTTTCGTTGAATTCTCTTTGATGGTGATCAAACCACTTGATACCATCGTACTTACCACCAACATCAATAACTACGTCACTTGATTCCCAGTCAGATGGGTTTCTTGATCTGATCAACTGGCTGTTTTGGTATTTTGGCAACAATTTAATCATGAATACGGCCAACGATTCATCGGCGTGGAAGGAGCCTGAATGGGTACAAATCTTCAACATGGTAGAatctaattttattttcttattacTGTCGGTATCTGACATGTGTACGTAGTTTATAGTGTATTCAGAGCTATGATGAACACTgcaatattgatattatagtATGGAGTGAAAAAAATGAGTGCGATGACCTAAGCATATTTCAGCTAATGAACGGTCACTATTACTAAACATTTCTAGCTCTAACATTACGGGGGGATTAAACGAATTGACGTATATGAACATATTTATCTACTTATTTAAGGAAATAAAAACACCATCCTGATGGCACATTGTTAATTGGACATTTTTTCTAGGTGGATAAGGTCTGTCATCTCTGGACACCAAGTTGGGGAACATTTGAATTAATCTAACCACAACATAAGAAGCTTCAGTCAATGCAAACTGTTGACCTAAACAAATTCTTGGCCCACCGTTGAATGGTACATAAGCCCATCCTacttttttattttcagcCCATCTTTCAGGTCTGAATTCTCTTGAATCTTTACCGTAGTATTGCTCGAGTCTGTGAGTGGTGTAAACAGAGTATGCTACGGTGGTACCCTTTGCAACATAAACTGGGTCCTGCTTATCTGGACCTCCGCCTCTTGGAATAGTTGTATCTTTAGTTGAAACTCTGAAGTTGATAGGCACGGATGGGTATAATCTTAACACTTCattcaaaacaaatttCAAGTACTCGCATCTCTTCAACGATTCAAATGTTATAGTTTCAATACGAGGGTTGGCACCATCTCCAAAATGAGTGTATATTTCgttcttcaacttttcGAACACATCAGGATTTCTGGCCAATTCGAAGAAAGTAAACGACAACAAACCCGCAGTAGTATCTCTACCGGCCAAGAGAATGTTCAATAATTGGTCCTGTAAGATCTTAGGGTTTCTGGTTTGCTTGACTAATTCATAAAGGAAAATGTAACCATCCTTGGACTTTTTGTCCAATTCATCCTGCGACGTAGCTAAAGCTTGTTCCACATAATGCTTACAGAACTTATGAACCTTCGTATTGGAATTTCTAAACTCCTTATTGTTAATCAAGAAGTAGAACATCTGACTGTAAGCTCTAGAAGCCAAATAAGATTGAGAAAGGTTAAAAGAATCTGCAAAACTCGATTTACCATCAAAATCTAATGGCGCAACGTCTTTAACCGTTCCATCACGTAAAGAGTAGACAGATTCCCCAAACAAAAACTCGGTGGCAGCGTCAACAGTTAACCTGAAGAATAACTCTTGAATATCAAACGTCTCTCCCTTCTTGTTGCTGATATGTTCGGCAAGTGTCTGCAAATGTGGTTCCAATGTTTGAACATGAGCAACCTGTTCACGTGCAAACTGGGGCCTCAACAAGAGTCTGGAGTTTTTCCATCCATCTCCGTCTAAAGTGAATATACCATCTCCTAATAATGGCTTGAAGTGTGCATGTCTTGTACCCAACgcaaaatcattaaattgCGTAGCCAAAACTgcttttatattttctggATCTTGTGTGAAAATAATTGGTACCGTAGCCAACTTAAGTTTGAATGTTTGAGACTTCACTAGCGAGAAAAAATGCTCTGCATATTCAAGCATTGTACCCTCACTTTTGGTTTTTAACAAGTCCAATAGCAACTTAATCGAGAGAAACCCTCCAGGCACTAATGGTGGTTCTTTGCATCCGTACTTTTGCTTAAATTGATAAGCCTTTATACTGGTGCCTATATACCAAACCAAAATTCCCCCCAAGGCAATAACATACCATTGAGTAAGATATggtgatatttcttcaacataagattttaatttatcgGTAGACATATTATATTAGTAATTACTTGATTATATTGGTTGAAACAAATAATCGTCGGTCTGTCCCGTTTATAAGTTATTTATGGTGATGAGTGCGGAAGAAATCACTTGACCTCCTCCGCACTATTAAAGTCCGTATCTTACGTTCCCCTCGTAATCCGAATAGCATAGGATAATCTTAATAATGGTCCCTTTGCTTGTATACAGAAGAAGTGCtgtttattgatattattatgtaAATGCTTGTGAAAATGGTATACGTGAATCGGAAACTCTACGGATATCAGTATAGTTGAGTCTCATGCAGTTACTATTATTAGTAGAACGTCTAAATATAAGGAGCACGGAACATTTGTAATTTTAGTTGTAGAGATTTATGTGTTCACGACACTTTATTGTAATCGCAGCGACTGGTCTGATTCATTGACTATTGCGGATAATCTTGTTGTAGTTTTCTTTTGTCGCCTGGCTGTCGAAACTGATCTCGATATCGCTGTCAGAGGAATCCAGTTCGAAACGGATAGCAGGAGCATGTTTCGGTGGCTGTGAATACGATTTTGTTGGGCCAGTATTATTGTTTGTGTGGACAGTAGACGGCTTGTGATATTGAGATTCAAGTAATTTGGAAATTCGACTAGGCTGGCCGGTATGAACTCTGGGGCCAGGTTCGGAA
Proteins encoded:
- a CDS encoding DEHA2C02596p (highly similar to uniprot|Q9Y758 Debaryomyces hansenii strain ATCC20317 CYP52A13 or uniprot|Q9Y757 Debaryomyces hansenii CYP52A12 Cytochrome P450); protein product: MSTDKLKSYVEEISPYLTQWYVIALGGILVWYIGTSIKAYQFKQKYGCKEPPLVPGGFLSIKLLLDLLKTKSEGTMLEYAEHFFSLVKSQTFKLKLATVPIIFTQDPENIKAVLATQFNDFALGTRHAHFKPLLGDGIFTLDGDGWKNSRLLLRPQFAREQVAHVQTLEPHLQTLAEHISNKKGETFDIQELFFRLTVDAATEFLFGESVYSLRDGTVKDVAPLDFDGKSSFADSFNLSQSYLASRAYSQMFYFLINNKEFRNSNTKVHKFCKHYVEQALATSQDELDKKSKDGYIFLYELVKQTRNPKILQDQLLNILLAGRDTTAGLLSFTFFELARNPDVFEKLKNEIYTHFGDGANPRIETITFESLKRCEYLKFVLNEVLRLYPSVPINFRVSTKDTTIPRGGGPDKQDPVYVAKGTTVAYSVYTTHRLEQYYGKDSREFRPERWAENKKVGWAYVPFNGGPRICLGQQFALTEASYVVVRLIQMFPNLVSRDDRPYPPRKNVQLTMCHQDGVFISLNK